The Streptomyces cynarae genome contains a region encoding:
- a CDS encoding inositol monophosphatase family protein, with the protein MTYQGLLAPMAAAVEEVGALLSATPRPAPVTSRDELALAFEALEEPAAAVMRRHLDALRPGVAWADELDGLAPLPDGEVWMVDCVDGAVQFLQDLPQFCVSLALVRDGEPVAAALHAPLLGETYLASLGGGATRDGRPIAPSAKTDPAAAVVAGSHPPFIGRQPAAAEEAGRSLAALLPHVGAVRNLGPTSWQIADTGAGRLDAFWQFGRDAANLLPGALVAREAGALVTDADGGPWTAESGSFLVAPAGLHDRLVEILGHRGR; encoded by the coding sequence ATGACGTACCAGGGCCTGCTCGCCCCCATGGCCGCCGCCGTCGAGGAGGTGGGCGCGCTGCTGTCGGCCACCCCGCGCCCCGCCCCCGTCACCTCCCGCGACGAACTCGCCCTGGCCTTCGAGGCGTTGGAGGAACCGGCGGCCGCCGTGATGCGTCGGCACCTGGACGCGCTGCGGCCCGGCGTCGCCTGGGCGGACGAGCTGGACGGCCTGGCCCCGCTGCCCGACGGCGAGGTGTGGATGGTCGACTGCGTCGACGGCGCGGTGCAGTTCCTGCAGGACCTGCCGCAGTTCTGTGTGAGCCTGGCACTGGTCCGGGACGGCGAACCCGTGGCGGCCGCCCTGCACGCGCCGCTGCTGGGCGAGACCTACCTGGCGTCCCTCGGCGGCGGTGCCACCCGCGACGGGCGGCCGATCGCCCCGTCGGCCAAGACCGATCCGGCCGCCGCCGTCGTGGCCGGCAGCCATCCCCCGTTCATCGGCCGGCAGCCGGCGGCGGCCGAGGAGGCCGGACGCTCGCTGGCCGCCCTGCTGCCGCACGTTGGTGCCGTACGCAATCTGGGTCCCACCTCGTGGCAGATCGCCGACACGGGGGCCGGACGCCTCGACGCCTTCTGGCAGTTCGGCCGTGACGCCGCCAACCTGCTGCCGGGCGCGCTGGTCGCCCGTGAGGCGGGCGCGCTGGTCACCGATGCCGACGGCGGCCCGTGGACCGCTGAATCCGGCAGCTTCCTCGTGGCACCGGCGGGGCTGCACGATCGGCTGGTGGAGATACTCGGCCACCGTGGCCGGTAG
- a CDS encoding EfeM/EfeO family lipoprotein, with protein sequence MPVPGLSSRRARLWAAGGALLTLVLAAALLATTLGGARHARAAADDDGLPHTTVEVSPSGCGRGWDRPVSGLQVFDLHNTSSGPAEVYLEDARTRAVYGEMEGLAPGATRALTVRLGKGSYAFTCLPDDADAVTGPTVRITSGRSGPAAAPVTEHDLIPLAIDYQKWVAGGLDEVVRLTGRLNEAIDRGDLEGARAAWLPAHLEYERLGAAYDAFGDADKQINGTDAGLAGGVHDPSFTGFHRIEYGLWHGRTATALRAPAGALVKAVTALRDSWAQSRMDPAQLGLRAHEILENTVQFELTGRTDYGSGSNLATARANLDGTRAVLSRLRPLLTTRYPDLPGLERELDRAQHTLDGFHHGESWTPLDRLDRSHREQVDAVLDDLVERLASVATLCDPRRTV encoded by the coding sequence ATGCCGGTGCCCGGCCTCTCGTCACGGCGGGCCCGACTCTGGGCCGCGGGCGGAGCCCTTCTCACCCTCGTCCTGGCGGCGGCGCTCCTGGCCACGACCCTCGGCGGAGCCCGGCACGCCCGGGCCGCCGCCGACGACGACGGGCTGCCGCACACCACCGTCGAGGTGTCACCGAGCGGCTGCGGACGGGGCTGGGACCGGCCGGTCTCCGGCCTGCAGGTCTTCGATCTGCACAACACCTCAAGCGGCCCCGCCGAGGTCTACCTCGAGGACGCCCGCACCAGGGCCGTCTACGGCGAGATGGAGGGCCTGGCACCGGGCGCTACACGGGCGTTGACCGTGCGGCTCGGCAAGGGCTCCTACGCTTTCACCTGCCTGCCCGACGACGCCGACGCGGTCACCGGCCCCACCGTCCGCATCACCTCGGGACGGTCCGGGCCCGCGGCGGCCCCGGTCACCGAGCACGACCTGATCCCCCTGGCGATCGACTACCAGAAGTGGGTCGCGGGCGGCTTGGACGAGGTCGTACGGCTGACCGGACGGCTGAACGAGGCCATCGACCGTGGCGACCTCGAGGGGGCCAGGGCCGCCTGGCTTCCCGCGCATCTGGAGTACGAGCGGCTGGGCGCGGCGTACGACGCCTTCGGTGACGCGGACAAGCAGATCAACGGAACGGACGCGGGGCTCGCCGGGGGCGTCCACGACCCGTCGTTCACCGGTTTCCACCGCATCGAGTACGGACTGTGGCACGGCCGGACGGCCACCGCCCTGCGCGCTCCGGCGGGCGCCCTCGTCAAGGCGGTCACCGCGCTGCGCGACAGCTGGGCGCAGTCCCGTATGGATCCGGCGCAGCTGGGCCTGAGGGCACACGAGATCCTGGAGAACACCGTGCAGTTCGAGTTGACCGGGCGGACCGACTACGGCAGCGGCAGCAACCTCGCCACCGCCCGCGCCAACCTCGACGGCACCCGCGCCGTGCTGTCCCGGCTGCGCCCCCTGCTCACCACCCGGTACCCGGACCTGCCCGGCCTCGAGCGGGAGCTGGACCGCGCCCAGCACACGCTCGACGGCTTCCACCACGGGGAGAGCTGGACGCCGCTCGACCGCCTGGACCGCTCGCACCGCGAACAGGTCGACGCGGTCCTCGACGACCTGGTCGAGCGGCTCGCCTCGGTGGCGACACTCTGCGACCCGCGGAGGACGGTATGA
- a CDS encoding purine-cytosine permease family protein, giving the protein MTDSSDSRPGGRQFQVEPHGLDVIGDAERKGTPRTLFWPWFGANVSVLGLSYGAFALGFGISFWQALAAGAIGIVFSFLLCGFIAVAGKRGSAPTMVLSRAAYGVRGNRLPSVISWMLTVGWETVLTALATLATATVFGRLGWGGGTGTKVAALVLVGALTVVGGVMGFDLIMRLQTVITVVTGVLTVVYIALVADHIHWHTVSAHPTGSAQEFIGALVFMMTGFGLGWVNAAADYSRYLPRTSSSRGVIGWTTFGASVAPLLLLVFGLLLAGSSDTLSKAVAADPIGALTTILPTWFLVPFAVVAVLGLVGGAVLDIYSSGLALLSAGLRIPRPVAALVDGVLMIAGSVYIVFFAGDFLGPFMGFLTTLGVPIAAWCGIMLADLALRRRDYHEGDLYRPRGRYGDVPLTPLLLTLAATAIGWGLVTNTAANWLDWQGYLLGPLGLGGTSGAWAYANLGVLAALAVGFLATLVLGRGRVHRQEREATGRTANEGAPIA; this is encoded by the coding sequence ATGACGGACTCCTCCGACAGCAGACCCGGGGGACGGCAGTTCCAGGTGGAGCCGCACGGCCTCGACGTGATCGGTGACGCCGAGCGCAAGGGCACTCCGCGGACGCTGTTCTGGCCGTGGTTCGGGGCCAACGTCTCCGTCCTGGGACTCAGTTACGGCGCCTTCGCACTCGGCTTCGGGATCTCCTTCTGGCAGGCGCTGGCAGCCGGGGCGATCGGGATCGTCTTCTCCTTCCTGCTGTGCGGTTTCATAGCGGTCGCGGGCAAGCGCGGCTCGGCCCCGACGATGGTGCTCAGCCGCGCCGCGTACGGTGTGCGCGGCAACCGGCTGCCGTCGGTGATCTCCTGGATGCTCACCGTCGGCTGGGAGACGGTCCTGACCGCACTCGCCACCCTGGCCACCGCCACCGTCTTCGGACGGCTCGGCTGGGGAGGCGGCACCGGGACCAAGGTGGCGGCGCTCGTCCTGGTCGGCGCGCTGACCGTCGTCGGCGGCGTCATGGGCTTCGACCTGATCATGCGCCTGCAGACCGTGATCACCGTGGTCACGGGCGTGCTCACCGTCGTCTACATCGCCCTCGTCGCCGACCACATCCACTGGCACACGGTCAGTGCCCATCCGACCGGCTCCGCCCAGGAGTTCATCGGCGCCCTGGTCTTCATGATGACGGGCTTCGGGCTCGGCTGGGTCAACGCGGCCGCGGACTACTCCCGTTACCTGCCGCGCACCTCCTCGAGCCGCGGCGTGATCGGCTGGACCACCTTCGGCGCCTCGGTCGCCCCCCTGCTCCTGCTGGTCTTCGGGCTGCTGCTGGCGGGCTCGTCCGACACCCTGAGCAAGGCCGTCGCCGCCGACCCGATCGGCGCGCTGACCACGATCCTGCCGACCTGGTTCCTGGTCCCGTTCGCGGTGGTCGCGGTGCTCGGCCTGGTGGGCGGCGCGGTGCTGGACATCTACTCTTCGGGCCTGGCGCTGCTCTCCGCCGGGCTGCGGATTCCCCGCCCGGTGGCCGCTCTGGTCGACGGCGTGCTGATGATCGCGGGCTCGGTCTACATCGTCTTCTTCGCCGGCGACTTCCTCGGCCCGTTCATGGGCTTCCTGACGACGCTCGGCGTCCCCATCGCGGCCTGGTGCGGCATCATGCTCGCCGACCTGGCCCTGCGCCGCCGCGACTACCACGAGGGCGACCTCTACCGTCCGCGCGGCCGCTACGGCGACGTCCCGCTCACCCCCCTGCTGCTGACCCTCGCCGCCACGGCGATCGGCTGGGGCCTGGTGACGAACACCGCCGCGAACTGGCTGGACTGGCAGGGCTATCTCCTCGGCCCCCTGGGCCTCGGCGGCACGTCGGGCGCTTGGGCGTACGCCAACCTCGGCGTTCTCGCGGCCCTGGCGGTGGGCTTCCTCGCCACCCTCGTCCTCGGCCGCGGGCGTGTGCACCGGCAGGAGCGGGAGGCCACGGGCCGGACGGCGAACGAAGGCGCACCGATCGCATGA
- a CDS encoding SseB family protein produces the protein MDTPDKNHHPTAAQAALDTLAVDAGDAEALDTLAGSDVLVPVPDDASEEDANNPNTVALPVLEQPDGEQTVPVFTSETEMADLLPFVSRYRLVPLGALASQWPTGDLTLTIDAASPHGLTLNSDGVRHLLARP, from the coding sequence ATGGACACTCCGGACAAGAACCACCACCCGACCGCGGCCCAGGCGGCACTGGACACCCTTGCGGTGGATGCCGGGGACGCGGAGGCGCTGGACACGCTGGCCGGGAGCGATGTGCTCGTCCCCGTGCCGGACGACGCCAGCGAGGAGGACGCCAACAACCCGAACACCGTCGCGCTGCCCGTCCTGGAGCAGCCGGACGGCGAACAGACCGTGCCGGTGTTCACCTCGGAGACGGAGATGGCGGACCTGCTGCCGTTCGTCTCCCGCTACCGCCTGGTGCCGCTCGGCGCGCTCGCGTCCCAGTGGCCCACCGGCGACCTCACCCTGACCATCGACGCGGCCTCCCCGCACGGCCTGACCCTCAATTCGGACGGGGTGCGTCACCTGCTGGCCCGGCCGTAG
- the efeB gene encoding iron uptake transporter deferrochelatase/peroxidase subunit: MSASVEASGVGRRGFLRGAALAGAGLAAGGAAAPAATGGANPSPVAPFHGPHQQSVLAAPRRVTAFAALDVTAQNRADLVDLLRTLTARARFLTSGGTPSPVGITGPPTDSGILGERLPSGALAVTVGLGASLFDDRFGLSGHRPRRLTTMPSFPDDDLRPEWCHGDLSLQLHADDADTVLHALRDIARHTRGGLQVRWRLDGFSSPPRPSGTPRNLMGFRDGTANPDPTDAREMNSLVWVGPGLGEPDWAVGGSYQVVRLIRMLVEFWDRVSLTEQERMFGRSRETGAPLDGNAEHDTPDYANDPKGDVIPLDAHIRLANPRTAATADQRILRRAYNYDAGLDGNGNLDMGLLFCCYQQDLARQFETVQRRLAGEPLTDYIKPFGGGYFFALPGVRDSGDWYGRKLLAGTS, translated from the coding sequence ATGAGCGCGTCCGTGGAGGCCAGCGGGGTCGGGCGGCGCGGCTTCCTGCGCGGTGCGGCCCTCGCGGGCGCCGGGCTGGCGGCGGGCGGGGCGGCGGCCCCGGCCGCCACGGGCGGAGCGAATCCGTCGCCCGTCGCGCCGTTCCACGGCCCCCATCAGCAGTCGGTGCTCGCCGCCCCCCGACGGGTCACCGCGTTCGCGGCCCTCGACGTGACCGCCCAGAACCGCGCCGACCTCGTCGACCTCCTGCGCACCCTCACCGCCCGCGCCCGCTTCCTCACCTCGGGCGGTACGCCCTCGCCCGTCGGCATCACCGGCCCGCCCACCGACTCCGGCATCCTCGGCGAGCGGCTGCCCTCCGGTGCGCTGGCGGTGACCGTCGGCCTCGGCGCGTCCCTCTTCGACGACCGCTTCGGCCTCTCCGGTCACCGCCCACGCAGGCTGACGACGATGCCGTCGTTCCCCGACGACGACCTCAGACCCGAGTGGTGCCACGGCGACCTCAGCCTCCAACTGCACGCCGACGACGCGGACACCGTGTTGCACGCCCTGCGCGACATCGCCCGGCACACCCGCGGCGGCCTGCAGGTCCGCTGGCGCCTCGACGGATTCTCCAGCCCACCCCGCCCCTCGGGCACACCGCGCAACCTGATGGGCTTCAGGGACGGCACGGCCAACCCGGACCCCACCGACGCCCGCGAGATGAACAGCCTGGTGTGGGTGGGCCCCGGCCTGGGTGAACCGGACTGGGCCGTCGGCGGCAGCTACCAGGTCGTCCGGCTGATCCGCATGCTCGTGGAGTTCTGGGACCGGGTCTCCCTCACCGAGCAGGAGCGGATGTTCGGCCGGTCCCGGGAGACCGGCGCGCCCCTGGACGGGAACGCGGAGCACGACACGCCCGACTACGCGAACGACCCCAAGGGCGACGTCATCCCGCTGGACGCCCACATACGCCTGGCCAACCCGCGCACGGCGGCCACGGCCGACCAGCGGATCCTGCGCCGCGCCTACAACTACGACGCGGGCCTGGACGGCAACGGCAACCTCGACATGGGGCTGCTGTTCTGCTGCTACCAGCAGGACCTCGCCCGGCAGTTCGAGACCGTGCAGCGGCGCCTCGCGGGCGAACCACTCACCGACTACATCAAGCCATTCGGTGGCGGCTACTTCTTCGCGCTGCCCGGTGTGCGGGACAGCGGTGACTGGTACGGACGGAAACTGCTGGCCGGGACGTCCTGA
- a CDS encoding phospholipase C → MRSLGALAGAAALTALGTGAPAWAAAPDGHGTRSSTATPIKHVVVLFDENISFDHYFATYPKAANTDGTKFTASKKTPKDIDTLANAGLLTKNPNQYAPKRLTPSQAMTCDQNHAYGPEQYAYNGGKNDQFVQNTDSGKCSGNLFGEPGLVMDYYDGNTVTGLWNYAQHYALNDRSYSSNYGPSTPGALNLVSGQTHGVISVDPATGTENPKQTSTPDSYTVQSPDAKGVGTVVNDPDPAYDDCSGKDHTSKNALAAMQGQNIGDVLNSKKVTWGWFQGGFRPSTAWDGKQGDYAKCDTTHTNVGGAAVVDYSPHHSPFEYYKSTSNPHHLPPKSVDEIGHNGQANHNYDLTDFDAALKAGKLPAVSFLKAAEYQDGHAGYSDPIDEQHFLVSEINAIQKSPQWKSTAVVIAYDDSDGWYDHAYAKPRNGSTDTSTGSNGKATDSPACQAGPAPAGGYQDRCGPGTRQPLLVVSPYSKVNKVDHTQTDQSSIIRFIEDNWHTGRIGDHSFDATAGSMAGMFDFRHPNNKQVLLNSDGSVQSVGPIHPVKAVATSITPGPAMQNTAASTDASSFPALPVGIAAGALVAAGGTGTFLTLRRRERAGA, encoded by the coding sequence ATGAGGAGCCTCGGCGCGCTCGCGGGCGCCGCCGCGCTCACGGCCCTGGGGACCGGCGCGCCCGCCTGGGCGGCGGCGCCGGACGGTCACGGGACCCGCTCCTCGACGGCCACGCCCATCAAGCACGTGGTCGTCCTCTTCGACGAGAACATCTCCTTCGACCACTACTTCGCGACCTACCCGAAGGCCGCGAACACCGACGGCACGAAGTTCACGGCGTCGAAAAAAACCCCGAAGGACATCGACACCCTGGCGAACGCCGGGCTGCTGACGAAGAACCCCAACCAGTACGCGCCCAAGCGGCTCACCCCGTCGCAGGCCATGACCTGCGACCAGAACCACGCCTACGGGCCCGAGCAGTACGCGTACAACGGCGGCAAGAACGACCAGTTCGTCCAGAACACCGACTCCGGCAAGTGCTCCGGCAACCTGTTCGGCGAGCCGGGCCTGGTCATGGACTACTACGACGGCAACACGGTGACCGGGCTGTGGAACTACGCCCAGCACTACGCCCTCAACGACCGTTCCTACAGCTCGAACTACGGCCCGTCCACGCCCGGCGCGCTCAACCTGGTCTCCGGCCAGACGCACGGCGTCATCTCCGTGGACCCCGCGACCGGCACCGAGAACCCCAAGCAGACCTCGACGCCGGACTCGTACACCGTCCAGTCGCCGGACGCCAAGGGGGTCGGCACGGTCGTCAACGACCCGGACCCGGCCTACGACGACTGCTCGGGCAAGGACCACACCAGCAAGAACGCGCTGGCCGCGATGCAGGGCCAGAACATCGGTGACGTGCTCAACTCGAAGAAGGTCACCTGGGGTTGGTTCCAGGGCGGGTTCCGCCCGTCCACCGCGTGGGACGGCAAGCAGGGCGACTACGCCAAGTGCGACACCACGCACACCAACGTCGGCGGCGCCGCCGTCGTCGACTACAGCCCGCACCACTCGCCGTTCGAGTACTACAAGTCGACGTCCAACCCGCACCACCTGCCGCCGAAGAGCGTCGACGAGATCGGCCACAACGGGCAGGCGAACCACAACTACGACCTGACCGACTTCGACGCGGCCCTGAAGGCGGGCAAGCTGCCGGCGGTCAGCTTCCTCAAGGCCGCCGAGTACCAGGACGGTCACGCGGGTTACTCGGACCCGATCGACGAACAGCACTTCCTGGTGAGCGAGATCAACGCCATCCAGAAGTCGCCGCAGTGGAAGTCCACGGCCGTCGTCATCGCCTACGACGACTCCGACGGCTGGTACGACCACGCCTACGCCAAGCCGCGCAACGGCTCCACGGACACCTCGACCGGCTCCAACGGCAAGGCCACCGACAGCCCGGCCTGTCAGGCGGGCCCGGCCCCGGCCGGCGGCTACCAGGACCGCTGCGGCCCCGGCACCCGTCAGCCGCTGCTCGTGGTCTCCCCGTACAGCAAGGTCAACAAGGTCGACCACACGCAGACCGACCAGTCCTCGATCATCCGCTTCATCGAGGACAACTGGCACACCGGCCGGATCGGTGACCACTCCTTCGACGCCACCGCCGGCTCGATGGCGGGCATGTTCGACTTCCGGCACCCCAACAACAAGCAGGTGCTGCTGAACTCGGACGGTTCGGTGCAGTCGGTCGGCCCGATCCACCCGGTGAAGGCCGTCGCCACCAGCATCACCCCCGGCCCGGCGATGCAGAACACGGCCGCCAGCACGGACGCCTCGTCGTTCCCCGCCCTCCCGGTGGGCATCGCGGCGGGCGCCCTCGTCGCGGCCGGCGGCACCGGCACCTTCCTCACCCTGCGCCGCAGGGAGCGCGCGGGCGCCTGA
- a CDS encoding Lrp/AsnC family transcriptional regulator yields the protein MAIEPADSVVDDRDQRLIAALQCDGRLTAERAGEVLGTSPRTVHRRWQALIADGVCRVIALPARPDSVGALFLRIRVIGSKLDALTAALAARPDVPFIDVSASGDEILAVRWTRPGTRDDLVFRELPATRAVTSVAADTVLHVFAEALDWRHDVLSAAERAALTPPRRPGAATAGPLDDIDRDILAALEDDARAAAAAVAARTGHPESTVRRRIARLTGTGRLLTHVVVDPKRLGLLIDANVMVRVAPDRLDEVGRTLAAHPAVHGAFATTGAANLHLAIWVRDLEHLYRFITRDLGRLGVDGAETVIVGHAVKRPGKGPGGRAG from the coding sequence ATGGCCATTGAACCGGCTGATTCCGTAGTCGACGACCGCGACCAGCGGCTGATCGCGGCGCTGCAGTGCGACGGGCGGCTGACCGCCGAACGGGCCGGTGAGGTCCTCGGGACGAGCCCGCGCACCGTCCACCGGCGCTGGCAGGCCCTGATCGCCGACGGCGTCTGCCGGGTGATCGCGCTGCCCGCCCGGCCGGACTCCGTCGGCGCGCTGTTCCTGCGGATCCGGGTGATCGGCAGCAAGCTCGACGCGCTCACCGCCGCGCTGGCGGCCCGTCCCGACGTCCCGTTCATCGACGTCTCCGCGTCCGGCGACGAGATCCTCGCCGTCCGCTGGACCCGGCCCGGCACCCGGGACGACCTGGTCTTCCGGGAACTGCCCGCAACCCGGGCCGTCACCTCCGTGGCGGCGGACACCGTTCTGCACGTGTTCGCGGAGGCCCTGGACTGGCGCCACGACGTCCTCAGCGCCGCCGAACGCGCCGCGCTGACACCCCCGCGGCGACCGGGCGCCGCCACGGCGGGGCCGCTGGACGACATCGACCGTGACATCCTCGCCGCGCTGGAGGACGACGCCAGGGCAGCGGCGGCGGCCGTCGCCGCGCGCACGGGTCACCCGGAGTCCACGGTCCGGCGCCGCATCGCCCGGCTCACCGGCACCGGCCGGCTCCTCACCCACGTCGTGGTCGATCCGAAGCGGCTCGGGCTCCTCATCGACGCCAACGTCATGGTGCGGGTCGCACCCGACCGCCTCGACGAGGTGGGGCGCACGCTGGCCGCGCACCCCGCGGTGCACGGCGCCTTCGCCACCACCGGCGCGGCCAACCTGCACCTGGCGATCTGGGTACGGGACCTGGAACACCTCTACCGGTTCATCACACGGGACCTCGGCCGCCTGGGCGTCGACGGCGCCGAGACCGTGATCGTGGGCCACGCGGTGAAACGCCCCGGGAAGGGGCCCGGCGGCAGGGCCGGGTGA
- a CDS encoding cysteine hydrolase family protein — protein MTAADLLAVIDMQRVFADPASPWAAPRFREAADGVRRLLPAFGERVTFTRFLAPRTPEGAWRAYYEQWPFALQPHRAPLWRLADDFAAVARHVVDATTFGKWTPELAGRVGPEGRLVLAGVSTDCCVLSTALAAADAGAEVLVVADACAGADDTAHDRALRVMDLYRPLIRVVTTGELLAEWRA, from the coding sequence ATGACCGCCGCCGACCTGCTCGCCGTGATCGACATGCAGCGCGTCTTCGCCGATCCCGCGAGCCCCTGGGCCGCCCCCCGTTTCCGGGAGGCGGCGGACGGCGTACGGCGCCTGTTGCCCGCCTTCGGGGAACGCGTCACCTTCACCCGCTTCCTGGCACCCCGGACACCCGAGGGCGCCTGGCGGGCGTACTACGAGCAGTGGCCCTTCGCCCTGCAACCGCATCGGGCCCCGCTGTGGCGGCTGGCCGACGACTTCGCCGCCGTGGCGCGGCACGTGGTGGACGCGACCACGTTCGGCAAGTGGACGCCCGAACTGGCCGGGCGGGTCGGACCCGAGGGCCGTCTGGTGCTGGCCGGTGTGAGCACCGACTGCTGCGTGCTGTCCACGGCTCTCGCCGCCGCGGACGCGGGAGCCGAGGTGCTGGTGGTCGCCGACGCCTGCGCGGGCGCCGACGACACCGCCCACGATCGGGCGCTGCGCGTGATGGACCTGTACCGTCCGCTGATCCGGGTGGTCACCACCGGGGAACTGCTCGCGGAGTGGCGGGCCTGA